One window of Nymphaea colorata isolate Beijing-Zhang1983 chromosome 1, ASM883128v2, whole genome shotgun sequence genomic DNA carries:
- the LOC116250301 gene encoding uncharacterized protein LOC116250301 gives MSRIYSARALLSSAAASSWRVRLLATRSNFPDAKTYKPKRYKLPPFYDPYGSRPPPSDKVLRLAERIASLCPQELEQFGPSLSERIRAPCLLHVSGSEAAAAAGGTAASDAGEEKKAAVEKTAFDVKLEKFDAAAKIKVIKEVRAFTNLGLKEAKELVEKAPVVLKQGVSKEEANDILEKIKSAGGVAVME, from the coding sequence ATGAGTAGAATCTACTCTGCGAGGGCCTTGCTCTCGTCGGCGGCAGCATCTTCCTGGCGAGTTCGCCTGCTTGCTACCCGCAGCAACTTCCCCGACGCCAAGACCTACAAGCCCAAACGCTACAAGCTGCCGCCCTTTTACGACCCCTACGGCTCGCGGCCCCCTCCCTCCGACAAGGTCCTCCGCCTCGCCGAACGCATAGCATCTCTCTGCCCCCAGGAGCTCGAGCAGTTCGGCCCTTCCCTCAGTGAGCGCATTCGTGCACCCTGCCTCCTCCACGTATCCGGCTCCGAAGCTGCCGCTGCCGCTGGGGGAACGGCCGCATCTGACGCCGGTGAGGAGAAGAAGGCGGCCGTGGAGAAGACGGCTTTCGACGTCAAGCTGGAGAAGTTCGACGCGGCCGCGAAGATCAAGGTTATAAAAGAGGTTAGGGCGTTCACCAATTTGGGGCTGAAGGAAGCGAAGGAGCTCGTAGAGAAGGCACCCGTTGTGTTGAAGCAGGGCGTCAGCAAGGAAGAGGCCAACGACATCTTGGAGAAGATCAAGAGCGCGGGCGGGGTAGCCGTGATGGAGTGA
- the LOC126409850 gene encoding uncharacterized protein LOC126409850, with translation MWPIKLNARGKHSSAAPVLRSHVPKERGRVRESTDSTCKRLCPGENLRELLDMEANTTGFGIWWFQHVANSSNSPPSEFAETRMQDKSFWEKVCYSRQGHR, from the exons ATGTGGCCGATCAAGCTTAATGCACGTGGGAAGCACTCCAGTGCGGCTCCAGTGCTGAGGTCGCACGTGCCAAAGGAAAGAGGGCGGGTTAGAGAGAGCACAGACAGCACGTGCAAGCGCCTTTGCCCCGGAGAGAATCTAAGGGAGCTTTTGGACATGGAAGCTAACACCACGGGATTCGGAATTTGGTGGTTCCAACACGTCGCGAACTCCAGTAACA GTCCACCCTCCGAGTTCGCGGAAACAAGGATGCAAGATAAAAGCTTTTGGGAAAAAGTATGCTATTCGAGGCAAG GACATAGGTGA